One genomic segment of Novisyntrophococcus fermenticellae includes these proteins:
- a CDS encoding DnaJ domain-containing protein, with protein MTDPYKVLGISRDASMDEIKKAYRTLSRKYHPDANINNPNKAQAEEMFKQVQQAYTQIMDEKEGKTSSYQSQGAGYGGFGGFGGYGQNSRQNSGGGSEADAQMRAAYNFINNRMYREAMNVLNDISGHTAYWFYLHAVANYGLGNNINALQDAQQAVNMEPDNPQYRQFLQQLQGGGQWYSTMGQDYGFDREGSGFGSWCCQCLACNAMLNCCCC; from the coding sequence ATGACAGACCCATATAAAGTGCTTGGAATCTCCAGGGATGCAAGCATGGACGAAATTAAAAAAGCATATCGGACATTGAGCCGGAAGTATCATCCGGATGCTAATATAAATAATCCAAATAAAGCCCAGGCGGAAGAAATGTTTAAACAGGTTCAGCAGGCATATACACAGATAATGGATGAAAAAGAAGGCAAGACATCCTCCTACCAGTCCCAGGGGGCAGGATACGGAGGTTTTGGCGGTTTTGGCGGATACGGTCAGAACAGCCGGCAGAACTCCGGTGGGGGCAGTGAAGCGGATGCACAGATGCGTGCAGCGTACAACTTTATTAATAATCGTATGTATCGTGAGGCCATGAATGTGCTGAACGATATATCCGGACATACGGCATATTGGTTCTATCTGCATGCGGTAGCAAATTATGGTCTTGGAAATAATATTAATGCACTGCAGGATGCCCAGCAGGCTGTGAATATGGAACCGGATAATCCCCAATACCGTCAGTTTCTGCAGCAGCTCCAGGGAGGCGGGCAGTGGTATAGTACCATGGGGCAGGATTATGGCTTTGACCGGGAGGGATCCGGGTTTGGAAGCTGGTGCTGCCAGTGCCTGGCCTGTAATGCCATGCTTAATTGCTGCTGTTGTTGA
- a CDS encoding 2-hydroxyacyl-CoA dehydratase family protein encodes MKGKHAYVGVSYLTAFADIGQLSTRAGAFVEML; translated from the coding sequence TTGAAAGGAAAGCACGCATATGTTGGAGTGAGTTACTTGACCGCCTTTGCCGATATCGGACAGCTGTCTACACGGGCGGGTGCGTTTGTGGAGATGCTGTAA
- a CDS encoding acyl-CoA dehydratase activase, with the protein MKGYVGIDCGSAACKGILLNESRILCHSIKPTGWSPRTTAKEAFQMNDKCAAGTGRFLEMSAHRMGLDMDGFAKCLEAGKSCSLNSMCAVFADSEIVSLLAAGKSREEIAGGVVHAVVARTAVLTGKLEMDSPVLLTGGLSDIEGLRSTLEEKLDCSVQTSPWSRYAGAIGAALISMSDSTTPI; encoded by the coding sequence ATGAAGGGATATGTGGGGATTGATTGCGGATCTGCCGCGTGCAAGGGGATTTTATTGAATGAGAGCCGGATTCTTTGTCATAGCATAAAGCCTACGGGTTGGAGTCCGCGCACCACGGCGAAAGAGGCGTTTCAGATGAATGATAAATGTGCGGCAGGTACGGGACGTTTTCTTGAAATGTCTGCACATAGAATGGGACTGGACATGGATGGATTTGCTAAATGTCTGGAGGCCGGAAAAAGTTGTTCTCTTAACAGCATGTGTGCTGTCTTTGCGGATTCGGAAATTGTATCTTTGCTTGCCGCAGGAAAAAGCCGGGAAGAAATTGCAGGCGGTGTTGTACATGCGGTAGTGGCAAGAACAGCTGTTTTGACCGGAAAGCTTGAGATGGATTCCCCTGTTCTCCTGACCGGGGGCTTATCCGATATAGAAGGGCTTAGAAGCACGTTGGAAGAAAAGCTGGATTGTAGCGTGCAGACATCCCCATGGTCACGCTATGCGGGCGCAATCGGTGCAGCTTTGATATCGATGTCGGACAGTACAACTCCGATTTAA
- a CDS encoding Lrp/AsnC family transcriptional regulator — translation MDGIDYNILKILKKNARETASNISKEIHLSVSAVIERIRKMEETGLIKDYTIIIDEKKTGGDMTSLMEVSLEHPKFFDGFAASIQDISSIVSCYYLTGDFDLLLKISCRNSDELEKMHRQIMSLEGVSDTRTHVVLKTVKNIYSAIPEPRHPGA, via the coding sequence ATGGATGGTATAGATTATAATATTTTAAAGATTCTGAAAAAGAATGCCAGAGAAACAGCATCCAATATCAGTAAGGAAATTCACCTTTCCGTTTCCGCTGTGATAGAAAGAATCCGCAAGATGGAAGAGACAGGGCTGATTAAGGATTACACAATTATCATAGACGAGAAAAAAACCGGTGGAGACATGACCTCCCTGATGGAAGTCAGCCTGGAACATCCCAAATTTTTTGACGGATTTGCCGCATCAATCCAGGATATAAGCAGCATTGTGTCCTGCTACTATCTGACCGGGGATTTTGACCTTTTGCTTAAAATTTCATGTAGAAATTCAGATGAGCTGGAAAAGATGCACAGGCAGATTATGAGTCTGGAAGGAGTGTCTGATACGAGGACACATGTGGTTTTAAAGACAGTAAAGAATATATATTCAGCCATACCAGAGCCCCGGCATCCCGGAGCATGA
- the alr gene encoding alanine racemase: MYGYQRCYAEISLQAIGHNIDEAKRHIAPGVALLAVIKADAYGHGAVAVGKYLETTAKADYFGVATLEEAIELRQGGILHPILVLGYTSPSQYEDVVRHGITQTIYSLDTAQKLDKVAARLQMRAAVHIALDTGMTRIGFQCVTSDADVIAEISRLPNIELEGVYTHFACADQEDKTYCAMQLDKYERMMDMLTDRCVMIPVKHVCNSAGIMEFENYRFNMVRCGIITYGIYPSEEVQKEKFNLKPALQWKTHVIHVKDVKAGVGVSYGATYVTHKPTTRIATVSVGYADGYPRALSSKGRVLIRGQYAPILGRVCMDQMMVDVTNIPDVRVEDIVTLIGTDGDKNISVEEIADPSARFNYEMLCNISSRVPRIYPGEVYNEE; this comes from the coding sequence GTGTACGGTTATCAGAGATGCTATGCAGAAATATCTTTGCAGGCAATTGGACATAATATAGACGAGGCAAAAAGACATATTGCACCGGGAGTGGCACTGCTGGCTGTAATCAAAGCAGATGCCTATGGGCATGGAGCTGTGGCTGTGGGGAAGTATCTGGAAACAACAGCAAAGGCTGATTATTTTGGAGTTGCAACCCTGGAGGAGGCAATCGAGCTGAGACAGGGAGGAATTTTACACCCGATTCTTGTCCTTGGATATACCTCACCCAGTCAGTATGAAGACGTGGTAAGGCATGGAATCACACAGACAATCTATAGTCTGGATACTGCACAGAAGTTGGATAAAGTGGCTGCCCGGCTTCAGATGAGAGCTGCGGTACATATCGCATTAGATACAGGAATGACAAGAATAGGATTCCAGTGTGTGACTTCTGATGCAGATGTGATTGCAGAGATAAGCAGGCTTCCGAACATTGAACTGGAGGGTGTGTATACCCATTTTGCCTGCGCGGACCAGGAGGATAAAACTTACTGTGCCATGCAGCTGGACAAGTATGAGAGAATGATGGATATGCTGACGGACAGATGCGTTATGATACCTGTTAAGCATGTATGTAATTCAGCCGGGATTATGGAGTTTGAAAATTACAGATTTAATATGGTACGCTGCGGGATCATAACCTATGGGATATATCCTTCTGAAGAGGTGCAAAAAGAAAAGTTTAATCTAAAACCCGCTTTACAGTGGAAAACGCATGTGATTCATGTAAAGGATGTAAAAGCCGGTGTAGGGGTAAGTTATGGTGCAACCTACGTTACCCATAAACCAACAACCCGGATTGCCACTGTTTCTGTAGGCTATGCAGACGGATACCCCCGTGCCCTCTCATCAAAAGGACGGGTGTTGATACGTGGTCAATATGCGCCTATTCTGGGCAGGGTATGCATGGATCAGATGATGGTTGATGTTACGAATATTCCGGACGTCCGGGTGGAAGATATTGTAACTCTGATTGGAACGGATGGAGATAAGAATATATCCGTTGAAGAGATAGCCGATCCGTCGGCTCGCTTTAATTACGAGATGCTATGCAATATCTCAAGCCGCGTACCCAGAATCTATCCCGGAGAAGTATACAATGAAGAATAG
- a CDS encoding aminopeptidase, whose translation MSEKNVWNIRSESELARINTLAEDYKEYISQGKTERRCVDLAVMEAEKRGFISLEDKIRKDEALKPGDKVYAHCMKKSLLLAVIGQEPIENGMNILGAHIDSPRLDLKQNPLYEDTGMALLDTHYYGGIKKYQWVTIPLAIYGVVIKKDGSTIQVEIGDKEGDPVFCITDLLVHLAGEQMEKKAKEVIEGEGLDILIGSQPEKDADKDAVKRNILKLLKDKYNIEEDDFLSAEIEIVPAGKARDCGLDRSMIMGYGQDDRVCAYTSLMALLEAENLSRTGICLLADKEEVGSVGATGMHSHFFENTIAEIMNLTGEYSELSLRRALRNCFMLSSDVSAAFDPNYAASFEKKNSAYFGKGLVFNKYTGARGKSGCNDANAEYLAKLRKVMDDEGILFQTSELGKVDVGGGGTIAYILANYGMEVIDSGIALLNMHAPWEISSKADIYEAYKGYGAFLTHMR comes from the coding sequence ATGAGTGAAAAAAATGTATGGAATATCAGAAGTGAATCGGAACTTGCCAGGATAAACACCTTGGCGGAGGATTATAAAGAATATATTTCACAGGGAAAGACAGAGCGCAGATGCGTGGATCTGGCCGTTATGGAGGCTGAGAAAAGGGGCTTTATAAGTCTGGAGGATAAAATCAGAAAGGATGAAGCTTTAAAGCCCGGTGACAAGGTCTATGCACATTGTATGAAAAAATCGCTGCTTCTGGCCGTTATCGGACAGGAGCCGATTGAAAATGGTATGAATATACTGGGGGCACACATCGATTCCCCAAGACTGGATCTGAAGCAGAATCCCCTGTACGAGGATACCGGGATGGCCCTGCTGGATACCCACTATTATGGAGGAATCAAGAAATATCAGTGGGTAACGATTCCTTTGGCAATTTACGGTGTGGTGATAAAAAAAGACGGAAGCACAATTCAAGTGGAAATTGGCGATAAGGAAGGGGATCCGGTCTTCTGCATCACAGATCTGCTGGTACACCTTGCAGGCGAACAGATGGAAAAGAAGGCCAAGGAGGTTATAGAAGGAGAAGGCCTGGATATTCTTATCGGAAGCCAGCCGGAAAAGGATGCGGACAAAGATGCGGTAAAGCGTAATATCTTGAAATTATTGAAGGACAAGTACAATATAGAAGAAGACGATTTCCTCTCTGCCGAAATAGAGATAGTGCCGGCCGGAAAGGCAAGGGACTGCGGTTTGGACAGAAGTATGATTATGGGATATGGACAGGATGACAGAGTTTGTGCTTATACCTCATTGATGGCTCTCCTGGAAGCGGAGAATTTATCCAGGACGGGAATCTGTCTTCTGGCCGATAAAGAGGAGGTTGGAAGCGTAGGGGCTACCGGTATGCACTCTCATTTCTTCGAAAATACCATAGCGGAGATCATGAACTTGACGGGTGAATATTCAGAACTGTCATTACGCAGAGCGTTAAGAAATTGCTTTATGCTTTCTTCAGATGTAAGTGCGGCATTTGATCCCAATTATGCAGCATCCTTTGAAAAGAAAAATTCTGCTTATTTTGGAAAAGGCCTTGTATTCAATAAGTACACAGGCGCCCGCGGAAAGAGTGGATGCAATGATGCCAATGCAGAATATCTGGCAAAGCTTCGCAAAGTGATGGATGATGAAGGAATTCTGTTTCAGACGTCAGAGCTTGGAAAAGTTGATGTGGGCGGCGGCGGAACCATCGCCTATATTCTGGCCAATTATGGCATGGAGGTCATTGACAGTGGAATTGCTCTTTTGAATATGCATGCACCCTGGGAGATTTCCAGTAAAGCAGATATTTATGAAGCATATAAAGGCTACGGCGCATTTTTGACACATATGAGATAG
- a CDS encoding Tex family protein: protein MDMIKVLADELDVLSWQVDAAVKLIDEGNTIPFISRYRKEATGSLNDEVLRTLYERLTYLRNLEERKSQVMSVIDEQGKLTEELKKAILEAQTLVVVEDLYRPYKPKRRTRATIAKEKGLEPLANIISLQLTSNSLEEEAGAYLSEEKEVLTVEAAIAGACDIIAEGISDEADFRAEIRKRTMKQGHIISTAKDEKEQSVYEMYYDFEEPVSKIAGHRILALNRGEKEKFLTVKVTAPVEEIIRYLEKKMIARNNPNTMPALKATITDAYNRLIAPAIEREVRSELTEKAEDGAIRVFGKNLEQLLMQPPIEGQVVLGWDPAFRTGCKLAVVDETGKVLDTTVIYPTAPTNEVKIRAAKDTVIKMIEKYHITLISVGNGTASRESEQVIVDMLKEVREPVQYVITNEAGASVYSASKLATEEFPNFDVGQRSAASIARRVQDPLAELVKIDPKSIGVGQYQHDMNQKKLGDALSGVVEDSVNKVGVDLNTASAPLMEYISGISKAIARNIVAYREENGRFTDRRQLMKVPKLGPKAFEQCAGFMRITGGNNPLDATSVHPESYGAVHKLLDRLGMKTEQILEGSAVYHIKDYRKMAEELGIGEITLRDIVKELQKPGRDPRDEMPKPILRTDVLDMKDLKEGMILKGTVRNVIDFGAFVDIGVHQDGLVHISQMTEKYIKHPLEVVSVGDIVEVKVTSLDLQKKRIGLSMKL, encoded by the coding sequence ATGGATATGATTAAGGTTCTTGCCGATGAGTTGGATGTGCTTTCCTGGCAGGTGGATGCTGCCGTAAAATTAATTGATGAAGGAAATACGATCCCATTTATCTCCAGATACAGGAAGGAAGCCACAGGGTCTCTGAATGATGAGGTACTTCGTACTTTATATGAAAGGCTGACCTATTTGCGGAACCTGGAGGAGCGGAAATCTCAGGTTATGTCCGTTATTGATGAACAGGGAAAGCTGACGGAAGAACTGAAAAAAGCAATTTTGGAAGCACAGACACTGGTCGTGGTGGAAGACTTATACCGCCCTTATAAACCAAAGCGGAGAACCAGGGCTACCATAGCAAAGGAAAAGGGTCTGGAACCGCTGGCTAATATCATCAGTCTGCAGTTAACTTCGAATTCCCTGGAAGAGGAGGCAGGCGCATATCTTTCGGAAGAAAAAGAAGTCCTTACTGTGGAAGCAGCTATAGCAGGGGCCTGTGACATTATAGCGGAAGGGATTTCCGATGAAGCAGATTTTCGGGCCGAAATCCGGAAAAGAACTATGAAGCAGGGTCATATTATTTCTACTGCCAAGGATGAGAAGGAACAATCCGTATATGAGATGTATTATGATTTTGAGGAACCGGTATCAAAGATTGCGGGTCATCGGATTTTGGCGCTGAACCGTGGGGAAAAGGAAAAATTTCTGACAGTTAAGGTTACCGCACCTGTGGAGGAGATTATCCGCTATCTTGAAAAAAAGATGATTGCCCGAAACAATCCAAACACAATGCCGGCTTTAAAGGCTACGATTACAGATGCTTATAACAGGCTGATTGCACCGGCCATCGAACGGGAGGTGCGCAGTGAACTGACGGAGAAGGCTGAGGATGGCGCTATCAGGGTTTTCGGAAAGAATCTGGAACAGCTGCTGATGCAGCCTCCGATTGAAGGACAGGTGGTGCTGGGCTGGGATCCGGCTTTTCGTACCGGCTGTAAACTGGCTGTAGTGGATGAAACCGGCAAGGTGCTGGATACGACGGTTATCTATCCGACAGCACCCACGAATGAAGTAAAAATCCGTGCTGCCAAGGATACAGTGATTAAGATGATTGAAAAGTACCATATTACTTTGATTTCCGTGGGAAATGGTACTGCCTCCAGAGAGTCGGAACAGGTAATCGTGGATATGCTGAAAGAGGTCAGAGAGCCGGTGCAGTATGTGATTACCAATGAGGCCGGAGCTTCCGTATACTCGGCAAGCAAGCTGGCCACTGAAGAATTCCCGAACTTTGATGTGGGACAAAGAAGTGCTGCATCAATTGCAAGGCGTGTGCAGGATCCGCTTGCTGAATTGGTGAAGATTGATCCGAAATCCATTGGTGTCGGCCAATATCAGCACGATATGAATCAGAAGAAGCTGGGTGACGCGCTGTCCGGTGTAGTGGAAGACAGTGTAAATAAGGTAGGTGTGGATTTGAATACAGCCTCCGCCCCATTGATGGAATATATCTCAGGTATCAGCAAGGCAATTGCCAGGAATATAGTGGCTTATCGGGAGGAAAACGGACGGTTTACGGATCGACGTCAGCTTATGAAAGTACCTAAGCTGGGACCGAAAGCCTTTGAACAATGTGCAGGATTTATGCGCATCACAGGAGGGAACAATCCCCTGGATGCAACCAGCGTGCATCCGGAAAGCTATGGTGCTGTTCATAAGCTTCTGGACCGGCTGGGAATGAAGACAGAACAGATTTTGGAAGGCAGCGCTGTCTACCATATCAAAGATTACAGGAAGATGGCAGAGGAACTGGGCATAGGGGAAATTACACTTCGGGATATTGTAAAGGAGCTTCAAAAACCCGGACGTGATCCCAGAGACGAGATGCCGAAACCGATTCTTCGAACCGATGTGCTGGATATGAAGGATTTGAAGGAAGGCATGATCTTAAAAGGAACGGTGAGGAATGTTATAGATTTCGGAGCATTTGTGGATATCGGTGTTCATCAGGACGGCCTGGTACACATCTCCCAGATGACCGAAAAGTACATCAAGCATCCCTTGGAGGTTGTAAGTGTTGGAGATATTGTGGAAGTAAAGGTAACCTCTCTGGATCTTCAGAAAAAACGAATCGGACTCAGCATGAAGCTTTGA
- a CDS encoding GTP pyrophosphokinase, which produces MKNQAKKTIKEVVDVNEDEVMIEREEIVEVNQVISLNVDQNDNMETIADMSEHFSQTIHPILSMYNAAMNATTARMEIIRDEFHFRKQRCPIHHIDTRLKSADSILGKLRKKELPLTLTAACNNIYDIAGVRIVCPYIKDVYLVHERILAQDDIYIMKEKDYIKQPKRNGYRSLHLIIRIPVYFMNKKQLVPVELQIRTLAMDLWASLEHDIKYKSLHNECNIDFTAKLYECSGLIYQVEEEMEKMNQVLEEY; this is translated from the coding sequence ATGAAAAATCAAGCAAAAAAAACAATTAAAGAAGTTGTGGATGTTAACGAAGATGAAGTTATGATTGAAAGAGAAGAGATCGTTGAGGTAAATCAGGTAATTTCTCTAAATGTTGATCAGAATGATAATATGGAAACAATTGCAGATATGAGTGAACACTTTTCGCAAACCATACATCCCATACTTAGTATGTATAATGCTGCTATGAACGCAACAACAGCTCGTATGGAAATTATCAGGGATGAATTTCACTTCCGTAAACAGAGGTGCCCCATCCACCATATTGATACGCGACTAAAATCAGCAGACAGTATACTGGGGAAATTGAGAAAAAAGGAGCTCCCACTGACGCTGACGGCAGCCTGCAACAATATCTACGATATAGCAGGGGTTCGGATTGTGTGTCCGTATATAAAAGATGTATATCTCGTTCATGAGAGAATTTTAGCTCAGGATGATATTTACATCATGAAGGAAAAAGATTATATCAAGCAGCCCAAGAGAAATGGATACAGGAGCTTACATCTAATAATCAGGATCCCTGTATATTTTATGAATAAAAAACAACTTGTTCCGGTAGAACTACAGATTCGCACTCTGGCGATGGATTTATGGGCCAGTCTGGAGCATGATATTAAATATAAATCACTTCATAATGAATGCAATATTGATTTTACTGCAAAATTGTATGAGTGCAGCGGATTGATTTATCAAGTGGAAGAAGAGATGGAAAAGATGAATCAGGTATTAGAAGAATATTAG
- a CDS encoding sensor histidine kinase, producing MRERQKKSKSFSRRIIKVWILGIVLPMILVEILILVQFYKINHKEVDRAMTNSLHMVSDNMGTLMTNMNAISWLLEADGTVGKNLPLYFEEENTIRKSELLIYLREQIANYEVANSSIGNLTYLLIPQGQKEPVKINTSSLASGELPQNKYYLCKWKDVTFYGPCLSQSKVSSYPCLSLLRPYKTDQRYGEIYIYLESGFKYLQKLFPRDVMGMNPIFLVESEDGKTMYSSDEQVIPLHTKTSDYLKKYAIDSHRYKTYEKKENAGWTLHLLLSTNNYYRQIYGMAFNFGLITILAVTVCIFISVIQWRSIYHPFVLFEKNLRRIALDEDVQTEVGQMNIQEFDDNFALMERLKNNIVLLVKRVQTKEKERSELEIKEILGKINPHFLYNTLDTLKWYAAGKQDKEMVHFIIALNQLLLYNMSKDTKTTLKNELDAIESYITLQKLKYDIDFQIHIGKHTEILQADMPRFVIQPLVENAILHSGAEKGNIRIDIELLTNGKIDILVKNVGKPINTEKFKEVLVQKNDISANGIGLQYVARMLENHFSDEFILKAERTEDGINVIEMQIPFRAEKITEPSEE from the coding sequence ATGAGAGAGAGACAAAAGAAATCAAAATCCTTTTCAAGAAGGATTATTAAGGTCTGGATTTTGGGGATTGTACTTCCGATGATTCTTGTTGAAATCCTGATTTTAGTGCAGTTTTATAAGATTAATCATAAGGAAGTAGATCGGGCGATGACAAACAGCCTGCATATGGTTTCAGATAATATGGGGACACTGATGACAAACATGAACGCCATATCCTGGCTTTTGGAAGCGGATGGTACGGTGGGAAAGAATCTTCCGCTCTATTTTGAAGAAGAAAATACAATTAGGAAAAGTGAACTGCTCATCTACCTGAGAGAACAGATTGCAAATTATGAGGTGGCCAATTCATCGATTGGCAATCTCACCTACTTATTGATTCCACAGGGACAGAAAGAACCTGTGAAAATCAACACCTCTTCTTTGGCAAGCGGAGAACTTCCGCAGAATAAATACTATTTGTGCAAATGGAAAGATGTTACTTTTTATGGTCCATGTTTATCCCAGTCAAAAGTTTCCTCCTATCCCTGTCTCTCCTTGCTCCGTCCGTACAAGACAGATCAGAGGTACGGGGAGATATACATTTATCTGGAATCAGGATTTAAATACCTGCAAAAATTGTTTCCCAGGGATGTCATGGGCATGAATCCAATCTTTCTGGTGGAATCTGAAGATGGAAAGACAATGTATAGTTCAGATGAACAGGTAATTCCTTTACATACAAAGACTTCCGATTACCTGAAGAAATATGCAATAGATTCACATCGTTATAAAACGTATGAAAAGAAGGAGAACGCCGGATGGACACTTCATCTGCTGCTTTCCACCAACAATTATTACAGGCAGATTTATGGTATGGCCTTTAACTTTGGACTGATAACAATACTTGCGGTGACCGTATGTATCTTTATATCTGTCATTCAGTGGAGAAGTATTTATCACCCATTTGTTCTATTTGAAAAAAATCTTCGTCGGATTGCGCTGGATGAGGATGTGCAAACAGAAGTAGGGCAGATGAATATCCAGGAGTTTGATGATAATTTCGCTTTGATGGAGCGGTTGAAAAACAATATTGTTCTTTTGGTGAAGAGGGTGCAGACGAAGGAGAAAGAGCGGTCAGAATTGGAAATCAAGGAGATACTGGGAAAGATTAATCCACATTTTCTCTATAATACGTTGGATACGCTGAAATGGTATGCCGCAGGAAAACAAGACAAAGAGATGGTACACTTTATTATAGCACTCAATCAACTGCTTCTGTATAATATGTCCAAGGACACAAAAACAACATTGAAAAATGAGCTGGATGCGATTGAATCTTATATTACATTACAGAAACTAAAATATGATATAGATTTTCAAATTCATATAGGGAAACATACGGAAATTCTTCAAGCCGATATGCCGCGTTTTGTCATACAGCCGTTGGTGGAAAATGCAATCCTTCACAGTGGAGCTGAAAAAGGAAACATACGGATTGATATTGAACTTTTAACGAATGGAAAGATAGATATTTTGGTTAAAAATGTAGGAAAACCAATTAATACAGAAAAATTTAAGGAAGTTCTCGTGCAGAAAAATGATATTTCCGCAAATGGGATTGGGTTGCAATATGTCGCACGGATGCTGGAAAACCATTTTTCGGATGAATTTATTCTGAAAGCGGAAAGGACTGAAGATGGTATAAATGTCATTGAGATGCAGATTCCATTTCGCGCAGAGAAAATAACAGAACCATCAGAGGAATAA
- a CDS encoding response regulator, which produces MIKVYVVDDEKLVRQGIIGLIEWEKYDMEVVGNSGSGEETILFLRENEVNILFSDLEMPGLSGMDFLKEVKETQPDTQIVVLTMHQEFELIQQSLRIGILDYITKAQIEEENVHVFMRGVRKRYLERTQLYDRVISDNEVYIWITEGSTQRENAVNLLREYALAFELLGDSYIFFSGDCNRILLMHLIELSGRQQSVLVELKQVKGISHNQLKDILDREIKILLFRERQPANYRYTYIYPELPEIKRGDSRQEILSSCMKMEFMLDNSRYEEVMERIKCADLSSEERTAVFYHFNLYWSEFSGRDIRLYFDEVAYFRCWYQWREWFNQIHIAVQKRIGNTGTGIGTMELIHKAIIYIREHMDREIALDDLLHITGMSKSFFSRNFKKVTGKTFITYLNDMRIDSAKKYLTETEQSVHWIAIQVGYVDEHYFRKLFKDKTGKSPKKYRETQGNQN; this is translated from the coding sequence ATGATAAAGGTTTATGTTGTTGATGATGAAAAGTTGGTCCGGCAAGGAATTATCGGATTGATAGAATGGGAAAAGTACGATATGGAGGTTGTGGGAAATTCCGGAAGTGGGGAAGAGACGATTCTATTTTTGAGAGAGAATGAAGTGAACATCCTGTTTTCGGACCTCGAGATGCCCGGTTTATCCGGGATGGATTTTCTAAAAGAAGTAAAGGAAACACAACCGGATACACAGATTGTTGTACTGACCATGCATCAGGAATTTGAATTGATTCAGCAGTCTTTACGTATTGGTATACTGGATTATATTACCAAGGCACAGATTGAAGAGGAAAATGTTCATGTATTTATGCGTGGGGTCAGAAAACGCTATCTTGAGCGTACGCAGCTATATGATAGAGTCATATCCGATAATGAAGTTTATATCTGGATAACGGAAGGAAGTACACAGCGGGAGAATGCAGTGAACCTTTTAAGAGAATATGCATTAGCTTTTGAACTTTTAGGTGATTCCTATATATTCTTTTCAGGTGACTGTAATCGTATTCTTCTTATGCATCTTATAGAACTGTCCGGAAGGCAGCAGTCTGTCCTTGTGGAATTAAAGCAGGTAAAAGGTATTTCTCATAATCAATTAAAAGATATACTTGATAGAGAGATTAAGATATTGCTTTTTAGAGAGCGTCAACCCGCTAACTACAGGTATACGTATATTTACCCGGAGCTTCCAGAAATAAAACGGGGAGATTCCAGACAGGAAATACTTAGTAGCTGTATGAAAATGGAGTTTATGCTTGATAACAGCAGATATGAAGAAGTTATGGAACGTATAAAATGCGCAGATTTATCATCTGAGGAAAGAACTGCGGTTTTTTATCATTTCAACCTGTATTGGTCTGAATTTTCCGGAAGGGATATCCGACTCTATTTTGATGAAGTGGCTTATTTCAGGTGCTGGTATCAATGGCGGGAATGGTTTAATCAAATACATATAGCGGTACAAAAGAGAATCGGAAATACGGGGACTGGAATCGGTACGATGGAACTGATTCATAAGGCTATTATTTATATCAGAGAACACATGGATCGGGAGATTGCGCTTGACGATCTTTTACATATAACGGGGATGAGTAAAAGCTTTTTTTCAAGGAATTTCAAGAAGGTTACCGGAAAAACCTTTATTACCTATTTAAATGATATGAGGATTGATTCTGCAAAAAAATATTTGACTGAGACAGAGCAATCGGTTCACTGGATTGCTATACAAGTCGGTTATGTAGATGAACATTATTTTAGAAAACTGTTTAAAGATAAAACAGGAAAAAGTCCCAAAAAGTATCGTGAAACCCAAGGAAATCAGAACTGA